The following are encoded in a window of Arctopsyche grandis isolate Sample6627 chromosome 2, ASM5162203v2, whole genome shotgun sequence genomic DNA:
- the LOC143921068 gene encoding uncharacterized protein LOC143921068, with protein MEPSTHTISTTDVSISSSHIATCGRYLGTGYGIRIIVLLPMFFIADGKCIDRDFIMTDGFRNFNRAVGQHIQPTWPCSNDEPFEISAWSRNVPNNSLYVPRNVPRKIIATPPASVAMPSSQSMTYLETSRQEIQMFTVSETKRDNINLSDIWGISNVPKGSIYKNNKFCGFCRQNGEHASIYLSHSLRSPTGALLCPILRKFECPLCGATGDMAHTITYCPISLKQNSGIKPLSVAKMLNSTRRKSNGQLRY; from the exons ATGGAGCcatccacacacacgatatctactaccgatgtttccatatccagttcccatattgcaacctgtggtcgctatttaggaactggatatggaattCGTATTATCGTATTATTACCAATGTTCTTTATTGCgg acGGGAAGTGCATAGATCGTGATTTTATCATGACTGACGGATTTCGCAATTTCAACAGAGCTG ttGGACAACACATTCAACCTACTTGGCCCTGTTCTAACGATGAACCATTCGAGATTTCAGCATGGAGTCGCAACGTCCCAAACAATtcact gtatgttCCGAGGAATGTTCCCCGAAAAATCATTGCAACGCCACCTGCAAGTGTTGCGATGCCTTCTTCACAATCCATGACATATTTAGAAACATCACGACAGGAAATACAGATGTTTACGGTTTCGGAAACTAAACGTGATAATATCAATTTGAGCGATATTTGGGGCATTTCCAAT gTCCCGAAAggaagcatttataagaataacAAATTTTGCGGTTTTTGTCGTCAAAATGGAGAACATGCGTCAATTTATTTGAGTCATTCGCTGAGGTCACCGACAGGTGCTTTATTATGTCCAATTCTACGAAAATTCGAATGTCCCCTATGTGGAGCTACTGGTGATATGGCACATACTAT aacgTATTGCCCTATTTCACTCAAACAGAATTCAGGAATAAAACCATTGTCTGTTGCAAAAATGTTGAATTCTACACGACGTAAAAGCAATGGACAGCTacggtattaa